The Aureispira anguillae genome contains a region encoding:
- a CDS encoding tetratricopeptide repeat protein — protein MTKTTIFIITIFIVLLISSGYAYWKSTAAINKVHIYMNKVDLSLYAHRGVVVLEPSNKTAITGGAIARIDKRFREGKRLVALAHYQNLLQEDPNNMELLLRIGLIYLQEKEYSLAQENLDLVYGFKESVFALDAAWFLALLNAEYGNWNRTKQLLKEVIDERGNYHLSAQDLWTDLEA, from the coding sequence ATGACCAAAACAACAATTTTTATTATTACAATTTTTATTGTTCTGCTAATTAGTTCTGGGTATGCTTATTGGAAGTCTACTGCTGCAATTAATAAGGTTCATATCTATATGAATAAAGTTGACCTATCTTTATATGCCCATAGAGGAGTTGTGGTGTTGGAACCGTCAAATAAGACGGCAATAACAGGAGGAGCGATTGCTCGTATAGATAAACGATTTAGAGAAGGAAAAAGGTTGGTCGCTTTAGCGCATTATCAAAATTTATTGCAAGAAGATCCCAATAATATGGAATTATTGTTGAGAATTGGTCTTATCTATTTGCAGGAAAAAGAATATAGCTTGGCACAGGAAAATTTAGATTTAGTTTATGGCTTCAAAGAATCTGTTTTTGCTTTGGATGCTGCTTGGTTTTTAGCGTTGCTGAATGCAGAATATGGCAATTGGAATCGTACCAAACAATTGTTAAAAGAAGTCATTGATGAGCGAGGAAATTATCATTTGTCAGCCCAAGACTTATGGACAGATTTAGAGGCATAA